In a genomic window of Micromonospora cremea:
- a CDS encoding carbohydrate kinase family protein — MTRPARVVVVGDVITDVVAVLSGPLAAGSDTAADISLGGGGQAANTAAWIAAQGVDVTLVGAVGDDDAGRDRTAELDRAGVDCKVDRIEGIPTGTVIVLATDGERTMVSQRGANLRLSAEHVERALAAVPDAGHLHLSAYTLLDAASRGAGLRALAAARERGLTTSVDAASAAPLRRVGAAAFLGWVRDVDLLLVNADEATVLAGGLDPAAQGRALSATARRVVVKRGAAGAVWVDRTAAVCVAPARRVAVVDVTGAGDAFAAGLLTAWLAGAAPTAALNRATDLGALAVSTAGARPQP, encoded by the coding sequence ATGACCCGACCGGCCCGGGTTGTCGTCGTCGGGGACGTGATCACCGATGTGGTCGCGGTGCTGTCCGGGCCGCTCGCGGCGGGTTCGGACACCGCGGCCGACATCAGCCTCGGCGGCGGCGGGCAGGCGGCCAACACCGCCGCCTGGATCGCCGCGCAGGGGGTGGACGTCACGCTCGTCGGCGCGGTCGGCGACGACGACGCGGGGCGGGACCGGACGGCCGAACTCGACCGTGCGGGTGTCGACTGCAAGGTCGACCGGATCGAGGGCATCCCGACCGGCACGGTGATCGTGCTGGCCACCGACGGCGAGCGCACCATGGTCAGCCAGCGGGGCGCGAACCTGCGGCTCAGTGCCGAGCACGTCGAGCGGGCCCTCGCGGCGGTGCCCGACGCCGGGCATCTGCACCTGTCCGCGTACACCCTGTTGGACGCCGCGTCGCGCGGCGCCGGGCTGCGGGCGCTGGCGGCCGCCCGCGAGCGCGGGCTCACCACCAGCGTCGACGCGGCCTCCGCGGCGCCGCTGCGGCGGGTCGGCGCGGCGGCCTTCCTGGGCTGGGTACGCGACGTCGACCTGCTGCTGGTCAACGCGGACGAGGCGACGGTGCTGGCCGGCGGGCTGGACCCGGCGGCGCAGGGGCGGGCGCTGTCGGCGACGGCCCGGCGGGTGGTGGTCAAGCGCGGCGCGGCCGGCGCGGTCTGGGTGGATCGCACGGCGGCGGTCTGCGTGGCTCCGGCCCGGCGGGTGGCGGTGGTGGACGTCACCGGGGCGGGCGACGCCTTCGCGGCCGGTCTGCTCACCGCCTGGCTCGCCGGCGCCGCCCCGACGGCGGCGCTGAACCGCGCCACCGACCTGGGGGCCCTGGCCGTCTCCACCGCCGGCGCCCGGCCACAGCCGTGA
- a CDS encoding LytR C-terminal domain-containing protein, translating to MRALVVVGLLGVLALAFVITALVRDTQGKAGTAEGCPDGWPLADVTLHEPKDVKINVLNATDEPGRAGSVADDFRNRKFQVQKVGNAPKGIDEVAVLRYGPKGVGSAHLLQAYFLNNAEPGYDPKRTDDTVDVVLGSRFQQLATTTEVNQSLGDLGAPVAPPESCPSPVAMK from the coding sequence GTGCGAGCACTCGTCGTCGTCGGCCTGCTCGGGGTGCTGGCCCTGGCCTTCGTGATCACCGCGCTGGTCCGCGACACCCAGGGCAAGGCGGGCACGGCCGAGGGTTGCCCCGACGGCTGGCCGCTGGCCGACGTGACGCTGCACGAGCCCAAGGACGTCAAGATCAACGTCTTGAACGCGACCGACGAGCCAGGCCGGGCCGGCAGCGTCGCGGACGACTTCCGCAATCGGAAGTTCCAGGTCCAGAAGGTTGGCAACGCCCCCAAGGGGATCGACGAGGTGGCCGTGCTGCGGTACGGCCCCAAGGGCGTCGGCTCGGCGCACCTGCTTCAGGCGTACTTCCTCAACAACGCCGAGCCGGGCTACGACCCGAAGCGCACCGACGACACGGTCGACGTGGTGCTGGGCAGCCGCTTCCAGCAGCTCGCCACCACGACCGAGGTGAACCAGTCCCTCGGTGACCTGGGCGCCCCGGTGGCGCCCCCGGAGTCGTGCCCGTCCCCGGTCGCCATGAAGTGA
- a CDS encoding pseudouridine-5'-phosphate glycosidase: MTDFRISYGTEVADALRNGWPVVALESTIVSHGLPRPENLRVAREIEQTVRDAGAVPATIGMIGGELVVGLDDAQLTRLATVDGVTKLSVRDLAVAAATGADGATTVAATSAVAAAAGIGVFATGGLGGVHREAAHTFDESADLITLARTPIAVVCAGVKSILDVGATLERLETLGVAVVGYRTRRFPGFYLTDSGFDLDWSVDSAEQVAAVLAARDGHAVHAGGLIIANPLPVNEQLDPELHDRTLAEGLALLERDGVTGKAVTPYLLAHFHSATEGASLAVNVRIILRNADLAARIAVAAARATAFPA, from the coding sequence GTGACTGACTTTCGCATCAGCTACGGCACCGAGGTGGCCGACGCCCTGCGCAACGGCTGGCCGGTAGTCGCCCTGGAGAGCACCATCGTCTCGCACGGCCTGCCCCGTCCGGAGAACCTTCGGGTGGCTCGGGAGATCGAGCAGACGGTCCGGGACGCCGGAGCGGTCCCGGCGACGATCGGCATGATCGGGGGCGAGCTGGTGGTCGGCCTGGACGACGCGCAGCTGACCCGCCTGGCCACCGTCGATGGAGTGACTAAGCTCTCCGTGCGCGACCTCGCGGTGGCGGCGGCGACCGGCGCGGACGGCGCCACCACCGTGGCCGCGACCAGTGCGGTGGCCGCCGCGGCCGGGATCGGGGTGTTCGCGACCGGAGGGCTCGGTGGGGTGCACCGGGAGGCGGCGCACACCTTCGACGAGTCGGCGGACCTGATCACACTGGCCCGGACCCCGATCGCCGTGGTCTGCGCCGGGGTCAAGTCGATCCTCGACGTGGGCGCGACGCTGGAGCGGCTGGAGACCCTCGGGGTCGCCGTGGTCGGTTACCGCACCCGCCGGTTCCCCGGCTTCTACCTCACCGACAGCGGCTTCGACCTGGACTGGTCGGTCGACTCGGCGGAGCAGGTCGCCGCCGTGCTCGCGGCCCGTGACGGGCACGCCGTGCATGCCGGCGGCCTGATCATCGCCAACCCGCTGCCGGTCAACGAGCAGCTCGACCCGGAGCTGCACGACCGGACCCTCGCCGAGGGTCTGGCCCTGCTGGAGCGGGACGGGGTGACCGGCAAGGCCGTCACCCCCTACCTGCTGGCGCACTTCCACTCGGCCACCGAGGGCGCGAGCCTGGCGGTGAACGTCCGGATCATCCTGCGCAACGCCGACCTGGCCGCGCGGATCGCGGTCGCCGCCGCCCGCGCCACCGCCTTCCCGGCATGA
- a CDS encoding trimeric intracellular cation channel family protein: MTTSTALLFADLTGVAVFAASGASAAVAKRLDLFGVAFVGFVAALGGGIVRDLVIDEVPPLAFADWRYVATAAVTALAVFWLHPQLARLRTTVLVLDAAGLGLFTVTGTLKALDARVPAVGACLIGMLTAIGGGLGRDLLTAEIPVVLRREIYAVAALVGSVAVALLYVTGQTGPVPLTAAAALVFGLRLIALRRRWSAPVATLRPPRTGGADPRTDRDW, from the coding sequence GTGACCACCTCAACCGCCCTGCTCTTCGCCGACCTGACCGGGGTGGCGGTCTTCGCCGCGTCCGGGGCCTCGGCTGCGGTGGCCAAGCGGCTCGACCTGTTCGGCGTCGCGTTCGTCGGCTTCGTGGCCGCCCTCGGCGGCGGAATCGTCCGGGACCTGGTCATCGACGAGGTGCCGCCGCTGGCCTTCGCCGACTGGCGGTACGTGGCGACCGCAGCCGTCACCGCGCTCGCCGTCTTCTGGCTGCACCCGCAGTTGGCCCGGCTGCGCACCACGGTGCTGGTGCTGGACGCGGCGGGCCTCGGGCTCTTCACCGTGACCGGCACGCTCAAGGCGCTCGACGCCCGGGTGCCCGCGGTCGGCGCCTGCTTGATCGGCATGCTCACCGCGATCGGCGGTGGGCTCGGCCGTGACCTGCTGACCGCCGAGATCCCGGTGGTGCTGCGCCGGGAGATCTACGCGGTGGCCGCGCTGGTGGGGTCGGTCGCGGTGGCGCTGCTGTACGTCACCGGGCAGACCGGGCCGGTGCCGCTCACCGCCGCCGCCGCGCTGGTCTTCGGGCTGCGCCTGATCGCCCTGCGCCGGCGCTGGTCGGCCCCGGTGGCGACGCTGCGCCCGCCGCGTACCGGCGGGGCGGATCCGCGCACCGACCGGGACTGGTGA
- a CDS encoding DUF7059 domain-containing protein has protein sequence MDEHDMLLSPAGVDALRTALTRAGFTSNGIATRLGSQATGGVARNDYRAALRATEERDPLSTLIRVFICDQTESEATVAAALAPLSVAEAVAGGLVERHGDGLRAGVDLEPYGDDWWVLADVPASARPGRPLHSEHVLGIGGATQTLIGATVRRPVGTALDLGTGSGVQALHLATHAGSVTATDLSERALRFAATTAALNGQDWELLRGDMVAPVAGRRFDLVVSNPPFVVGPGTTTHVYRDSGRVGDAIGAELAAAAPGLLTEGGTMQYLANWVHVAGEEWDERVAGWFAGTGLDAWVIQREVADPMAYVNLWLTDVGESADPERMAAWLDWFDAHKVEAIGFGIVSLRRSGHVDPVVRVEELRQRVQPPLGDQVAAWFDRQDFLRVRDTEALLAERYRAADGLQLRQEATMGDEGWAVDRQVLAMPHGLRWTEDVDPLVLALVGGADGRLPLRDQLALLAAAHEAETDELAEAAGPIVAHLVERGFIEPVTG, from the coding sequence GTGGACGAACACGACATGCTGCTCTCCCCCGCCGGCGTCGACGCGCTGCGCACCGCGCTGACCCGGGCCGGGTTCACCAGCAACGGCATCGCGACCCGGCTCGGCTCGCAGGCCACCGGCGGGGTCGCGCGCAACGACTACCGGGCCGCGCTGCGGGCCACCGAGGAGCGCGACCCGCTCAGCACCCTGATCCGGGTGTTCATCTGCGACCAGACCGAGTCGGAGGCGACCGTGGCCGCCGCGCTGGCGCCGCTGAGTGTGGCGGAGGCGGTGGCCGGTGGGCTGGTCGAGCGGCACGGCGACGGCCTGCGCGCCGGCGTCGACCTGGAGCCGTACGGCGACGACTGGTGGGTGCTCGCCGACGTGCCGGCCAGCGCCCGGCCGGGCCGACCGCTGCACTCCGAGCACGTGCTCGGCATCGGCGGGGCCACCCAGACCCTGATCGGCGCGACCGTCCGCCGGCCGGTCGGCACCGCACTGGATCTCGGCACCGGCTCCGGTGTCCAGGCCCTGCACCTGGCCACCCACGCCGGCTCGGTGACCGCCACGGACCTCTCGGAGCGGGCCCTGCGCTTCGCCGCGACGACCGCCGCCCTCAACGGGCAGGACTGGGAGTTGCTGCGCGGCGACATGGTCGCGCCGGTGGCCGGCCGCCGCTTCGACCTGGTGGTGAGCAACCCGCCGTTCGTGGTCGGCCCGGGCACCACCACGCACGTCTACCGCGACTCCGGCCGGGTGGGTGACGCGATCGGCGCCGAACTGGCCGCCGCCGCCCCCGGCCTGCTCACCGAGGGCGGCACCATGCAGTACCTGGCGAACTGGGTGCACGTCGCCGGTGAGGAGTGGGACGAGCGCGTGGCCGGCTGGTTCGCCGGTACCGGCCTGGACGCCTGGGTCATCCAGCGCGAGGTGGCCGACCCCATGGCGTACGTCAACCTGTGGCTCACCGACGTCGGCGAGAGCGCCGACCCGGAGCGGATGGCCGCCTGGCTGGACTGGTTCGACGCGCACAAGGTCGAGGCGATCGGCTTCGGCATCGTGTCGCTGCGCCGCAGCGGGCACGTCGATCCGGTGGTCCGGGTGGAGGAGCTGCGCCAGCGGGTGCAGCCGCCGCTGGGCGACCAGGTGGCCGCCTGGTTCGACCGTCAGGACTTCCTGCGGGTACGCGACACCGAGGCGTTGCTCGCCGAGCGCTACCGGGCCGCCGACGGCCTCCAACTGCGCCAGGAGGCCACCATGGGCGACGAGGGCTGGGCGGTGGACCGGCAGGTCCTCGCGATGCCGCACGGCCTGCGGTGGACTGAGGATGTCGACCCGCTGGTGCTGGCGCTGGTGGGCGGGGCCGACGGCCGGCTGCCGCTCCGTGACCAGCTCGCCCTGTTGGCTGCCGCGCACGAGGCCGAGACGGACGAGCTGGCCGAGGCGGCCGGGCCGATCGTCGCGCACCTGGTGGAGCGGGGCTTCATTGAGCCGGTGACCGGCTGA
- a CDS encoding DUF4193 domain-containing protein, which produces MATDYDAPRRDEVDLGEDSLEELKARRVDSQSGAVDVDEAEVAESFELPGADLADEELTVKVLPMQQDEFRCARCFLVHHRSQLAVERNGELICRECV; this is translated from the coding sequence ATGGCCACCGACTACGACGCCCCGCGTCGCGACGAGGTCGACCTCGGCGAGGACAGCCTGGAAGAGCTCAAGGCCCGGCGCGTCGACTCACAGTCGGGCGCGGTGGACGTCGACGAGGCCGAGGTGGCCGAGAGCTTTGAGCTGCCCGGCGCCGATCTGGCCGACGAGGAGCTCACGGTCAAGGTGCTACCGATGCAGCAGGACGAGTTCCGGTGTGCTCGCTGCTTCCTGGTGCACCACCGCAGCCAGCTGGCGGTCGAGCGTAACGGCGAACTGATCTGCCGCGAGTGCGTCTGA
- a CDS encoding DUF7455 domain-containing protein, whose product MNSTLTPPPETVAPPAADERCDRCNAAGKLRITLVSGSELVFCGHHANKYAEDLVKITERFATEPDFSWRGADLMAN is encoded by the coding sequence ATGAACTCGACCCTCACGCCGCCGCCCGAGACGGTGGCGCCCCCAGCCGCCGATGAACGGTGCGACCGCTGCAATGCTGCCGGGAAGCTCCGGATCACTCTGGTGAGTGGGAGCGAGCTGGTGTTCTGCGGGCACCACGCGAACAAGTACGCGGAGGATCTCGTGAAGATCACCGAGCGGTTCGCAACGGAGCCCGATTTCAGCTGGCGTGGCGCCGATCTGATGGCGAACTAA
- a CDS encoding DEAD/DEAH box helicase codes for MAARTPVLETFPALRAWQRKALVEYLRRRGEDFTAVATPGAGKTTFALRIAAELLGDGTVEAVTVVAPTEHLKNQWAEAAARVGIQLDAAFRNADVHSAADFHGAVVTYAQVGMAPQVHRRRTMTRRTLVVLDEIHHAGDSRSWGDGVKAAFEPAVRRLMLTGTPFRSDDNPIPFVSYERGGDGLLRSRADSVYGYSDALRDGVVRPVLFLAYSGETRWRTNAGEELAARLGEPMTQDLVAQAWRTALDPAGDWMPQVLRAADARLTVLRNAGMADAGGLIIATDQQSARSYAKLIEQVTGEKAAVVLSDDLGASARIATFAASEQRWLVAVRMVSEGVDIPRLAVGVYATSASTPLYFAQAIGRFVRARRPGETASVFLPSVPHLLGLASEMETERDHVLGKPKESDGFDDDLLERAQRDDQASGELEKRFAALSATAELDQVIFDGASFGTAAQAGTPEEEEYLGLPGLLTADQVSLLLTKRQAEQLAAQRRRTAERAAQPAGAPVAAPPAPMSAAQRRVALRRQLNALVAARHHRTGQPHGKIHAELRRLCGGPPSAQATIEQLEERIATVQTL; via the coding sequence GTGGCAGCCCGGACGCCGGTGCTCGAGACGTTCCCGGCACTACGTGCCTGGCAGCGCAAGGCCCTGGTGGAGTACCTGCGCCGGCGCGGCGAGGACTTCACCGCGGTCGCCACGCCCGGCGCCGGCAAGACCACCTTTGCCCTGCGGATCGCGGCCGAACTGCTCGGTGACGGCACGGTGGAGGCCGTCACGGTCGTCGCCCCGACCGAGCACCTGAAGAACCAGTGGGCCGAGGCCGCGGCCCGGGTGGGCATCCAGCTCGACGCCGCGTTCCGCAACGCCGACGTGCACTCCGCGGCCGACTTCCACGGCGCGGTGGTCACCTACGCGCAGGTGGGGATGGCCCCGCAGGTGCACCGGCGGCGCACCATGACCCGACGCACCCTGGTCGTCCTCGACGAGATCCACCACGCGGGCGACTCCCGGTCCTGGGGCGACGGGGTGAAGGCCGCCTTCGAGCCCGCCGTACGCCGGCTGATGCTCACCGGGACGCCGTTCCGCTCCGACGACAACCCGATCCCATTCGTCAGCTACGAGCGCGGCGGTGACGGGCTGCTGCGCTCCCGCGCCGACTCGGTGTACGGCTACTCCGACGCGCTGCGCGACGGCGTGGTCCGGCCGGTGCTCTTCCTGGCGTACTCGGGGGAGACCCGCTGGCGGACCAACGCGGGGGAGGAGTTGGCGGCCCGGCTCGGCGAGCCGATGACCCAGGACCTGGTGGCGCAGGCATGGCGTACCGCACTGGACCCGGCCGGGGACTGGATGCCCCAGGTGCTGCGGGCCGCCGACGCCCGGCTCACCGTGCTGCGCAACGCCGGGATGGCCGACGCCGGCGGTCTGATCATCGCCACCGACCAGCAGTCCGCCCGCTCGTACGCCAAGCTGATCGAGCAGGTGACCGGCGAGAAGGCCGCCGTGGTGCTCTCCGACGACCTGGGCGCGTCCGCGCGGATCGCGACGTTCGCGGCGTCCGAGCAGCGGTGGCTGGTCGCGGTGCGAATGGTGTCCGAGGGGGTGGACATCCCGCGGCTCGCGGTGGGGGTCTATGCCACCAGCGCCAGCACCCCGCTCTACTTCGCCCAGGCGATCGGCCGGTTCGTCCGGGCCCGCCGGCCCGGGGAGACCGCGTCGGTCTTCCTGCCCAGCGTGCCGCATTTGCTCGGGCTGGCCAGCGAGATGGAGACCGAGCGGGACCACGTGCTCGGCAAGCCCAAGGAATCCGATGGTTTCGACGACGACCTGCTGGAGCGGGCGCAGCGCGACGATCAGGCCAGCGGTGAGCTGGAGAAGCGGTTCGCCGCGCTCTCGGCCACCGCCGAGCTGGATCAGGTGATCTTCGACGGCGCGTCGTTCGGCACCGCGGCCCAGGCGGGCACTCCCGAGGAGGAGGAGTACCTCGGCCTGCCGGGCCTGCTCACCGCCGACCAGGTCTCCCTGCTGCTGACGAAGCGGCAGGCCGAGCAGCTCGCCGCCCAGCGTCGCCGTACCGCCGAGCGGGCCGCTCAGCCGGCCGGTGCGCCTGTCGCGGCGCCGCCGGCACCGATGAGTGCCGCCCAGCGCCGAGTGGCGCTCAGGCGGCAGCTGAACGCTCTGGTGGCCGCTCGGCACCACCGCACCGGCCAGCCCCACGGCAAGATCCATGCCGAGCTGCGCCGGCTCTGCGGCGGCCCGCCGAGCGCCCAGGCCACCATCGAGCAGCTTGAGGAACGCATCGCCACCGTGCAGACCCTCTGA
- a CDS encoding HhH-GPD-type base excision DNA repair protein encodes MTLVLPIDPEANRLLERSPLARLLGMVLDQQVPMEKAFSSPYVLAQRLGHEPDAAELAGYDPEALIALFATPPALHRFPKAMAARVQEVCQVLVDRYDGDAARLWSDVADGPELFRRVAELPGFGKQKAQIFVALLGKRFGVTPQDWREAAGDYGDPGAYRSVADVTDADSLRRVRDYKQQMKAAAKAKTAGG; translated from the coding sequence ATGACGCTCGTCCTGCCCATCGACCCCGAGGCCAACCGACTGCTGGAGCGCAGCCCGCTGGCCCGGCTCCTCGGCATGGTTCTTGATCAACAAGTGCCGATGGAGAAGGCCTTCTCCTCGCCGTACGTGCTGGCGCAGCGGCTCGGCCACGAGCCGGACGCGGCGGAGCTGGCCGGGTACGACCCGGAGGCCCTGATCGCGCTCTTCGCCACCCCGCCCGCCCTGCACCGGTTCCCGAAGGCGATGGCGGCCCGGGTGCAGGAGGTGTGCCAGGTCCTGGTGGACCGCTACGACGGCGACGCCGCCCGCCTCTGGTCCGACGTCGCCGACGGGCCGGAACTGTTCCGCCGGGTCGCCGAGCTGCCCGGCTTCGGCAAGCAGAAGGCGCAGATCTTCGTGGCCCTGCTCGGCAAGCGGTTCGGGGTGACCCCGCAGGACTGGCGGGAGGCGGCCGGCGACTACGGCGACCCCGGCGCGTACCGGTCGGTGGCCGACGTGACCGACGCGGACTCGCTGCGTCGGGTGCGGGACTACAAGCAGCAGATGAAGGCGGCCGCGAAGGCGAAGACCGCCGGCGGCTGA
- a CDS encoding DUF3099 domain-containing protein: MVKHQAYQPILITDASRSQNDQLTSRQRRYVLMMGIRVACIILGAILVGANAPLLWLWLPLCALGMVLIPWLAVLLANDRPPKEQHRLANRFHPRQLDDTPPMSLTAEERPHKVIDAEP; this comes from the coding sequence ATGGTGAAGCATCAGGCGTACCAGCCGATTCTGATCACCGACGCCTCGCGCAGCCAGAACGATCAGCTCACCAGCCGTCAGCGCCGCTATGTCCTGATGATGGGCATCCGGGTGGCGTGCATCATTCTCGGCGCGATCCTGGTCGGCGCGAACGCCCCACTGCTCTGGCTCTGGCTGCCGCTGTGCGCCCTGGGCATGGTGCTCATCCCGTGGCTGGCCGTGCTGCTGGCCAACGACCGGCCGCCGAAGGAGCAGCACCGGCTGGCCAACCGGTTCCACCCCCGCCAGCTGGACGACACCCCGCCGATGAGCCTCACCGCCGAGGAACGTCCGCACAAGGTCATCGACGCCGAACCCTGA
- a CDS encoding DUF3039 domain-containing protein, translating into MSTEVLERPELKDADTGPEMFHYVRKEKIAESAVMGTFVVALCGETFPVTKAAKPGSPVCPKCKEIYDSYRE; encoded by the coding sequence GTGAGCACAGAGGTTCTCGAGCGTCCGGAGCTGAAGGACGCCGATACCGGTCCGGAGATGTTCCACTACGTCCGCAAGGAGAAGATCGCCGAAAGTGCCGTCATGGGCACTTTCGTCGTCGCGCTCTGCGGGGAGACCTTCCCGGTCACCAAGGCGGCCAAGCCGGGTTCGCCGGTCTGCCCCAAGTGCAAGGAGATCTACGACTCGTACCGCGAGTGA
- a CDS encoding inositol monophosphatase family protein — protein sequence MDRSVPPIGDLLAIALEVTRDAAATAYRMRVEGVAVAATKSTVTDVVTAADRAVERQVLDALHRLRPGDAVLGEEYGTGDTGPVGPGGVRWIVDPIDGTVNYLYGLPYSAVSLAAEVDGVVVAGVVRNVSTGEEWTATAGGGAWRDGVRLRCSGETDLGQALVATGFGYDAGRRAHQARVVAGLIAHVRDIRRLGAAALDLCLVAEGRLDAYFEKGLAAWDLAAGGLVAAEAGVRVTGLDGRPPGPDLVLAAPPALFAPLHDRLAALDAAGGP from the coding sequence ATGGACCGTTCGGTGCCGCCAATTGGGGATTTGTTGGCGATCGCGCTCGAGGTTACGCGGGACGCCGCGGCCACGGCATACCGCATGCGGGTCGAGGGCGTCGCCGTGGCCGCCACCAAGAGTACGGTCACCGACGTGGTCACCGCGGCCGACCGGGCGGTCGAGCGGCAGGTGCTCGACGCGCTGCACCGGCTGCGGCCGGGCGACGCGGTGCTCGGCGAGGAGTACGGCACGGGGGACACCGGGCCGGTCGGGCCGGGCGGCGTGCGCTGGATCGTCGACCCGATCGACGGCACCGTCAACTACCTCTACGGGCTGCCGTACAGCGCGGTGTCGCTCGCCGCCGAGGTGGACGGCGTGGTGGTCGCCGGCGTGGTGCGCAACGTCAGCACCGGCGAGGAGTGGACCGCCACGGCCGGCGGGGGCGCCTGGCGGGACGGCGTCCGGTTGCGCTGTTCCGGCGAGACCGACCTGGGGCAGGCGCTGGTCGCCACCGGCTTCGGCTACGACGCCGGCCGCCGGGCGCATCAGGCCCGGGTGGTGGCCGGGCTGATCGCCCACGTGCGGGACATCCGTCGGCTCGGCGCCGCCGCGCTGGACCTCTGCCTGGTCGCAGAGGGGCGCCTGGACGCGTACTTCGAGAAGGGCCTGGCCGCCTGGGACCTGGCTGCCGGTGGGCTGGTGGCCGCCGAGGCGGGCGTGCGGGTCACCGGTCTGGACGGCCGTCCGCCCGGCCCGGACCTGGTGCTCGCGGCCCCGCCCGCGCTCTTCGCGCCGCTGCACGACCGCCTGGCCGCCCTGGATGCCGCCGGCGGTCCCTGA
- a CDS encoding RNA polymerase sigma factor, translated as MTEPRQTGADVRSLTDTLIAHAQSAGGQLTSAQLARTVESAEVTPAQAKKILRALSEAGVTVVVDGSASTRRRVAAARSTTPASRATTAKTTKKAAAPAPKQAPASDEAPSTPGPRKVAARKAAGSTAEAAATPAKAATKSTRATKATVAAAAGAKPAKAGGKGAEGEIDPEELAAAIEDVVVEEPAELTQAAETDAAASATDNDFEWDDEESEALKQARRDAELTASADSVRAYLKQIGKVPLLNAEQEVDLAKRIEAGLYAAERLRAADEGEEKLTREMVRDLGWISRDGERAKNHLLEANLRLVVSLAKRYTGRGMAFLDLIQEGNLGLIRAVEKFDYTKGYKFSTYATWWIRQAITRAMADQARTIRIPVHMVEVINKLGRIQRELLQDLGREPTPEELAKEMDITPEKVLEIQQYAREPISLDQTIGDEGDSQLGDFIEDSEAVVAVDAVSFSLLQDQLQQVLQTLSEREAGVVRLRFGLTDGQPRTLDEIGQVYGVTRERIRQIESKTMSKLRHPSRSQVLRDYLD; from the coding sequence GTGACAGAACCCCGCCAGACCGGCGCCGACGTTCGCTCGCTTACCGACACTCTGATCGCCCACGCGCAGAGCGCCGGTGGTCAGCTCACGTCGGCCCAGCTCGCGCGCACCGTCGAGTCCGCCGAGGTGACTCCGGCCCAGGCCAAGAAGATTCTGCGGGCACTCTCCGAGGCGGGAGTGACCGTGGTTGTCGACGGCTCGGCGAGCACCCGCCGCCGGGTGGCCGCGGCCCGCTCAACCACGCCGGCGTCCCGGGCCACCACCGCCAAGACCACCAAGAAGGCCGCCGCACCGGCGCCCAAGCAGGCACCCGCCTCCGACGAGGCCCCGTCGACGCCGGGCCCGCGGAAGGTGGCCGCGCGCAAGGCAGCCGGCAGCACCGCCGAGGCCGCCGCCACGCCGGCGAAGGCCGCGACCAAGTCGACCCGGGCCACCAAGGCGACGGTCGCCGCGGCCGCCGGCGCCAAGCCGGCCAAGGCCGGCGGCAAGGGCGCCGAGGGTGAGATCGACCCGGAGGAGCTGGCCGCCGCGATCGAGGACGTGGTGGTCGAGGAGCCGGCCGAGCTGACCCAGGCCGCCGAGACCGACGCCGCCGCCTCGGCCACCGACAACGACTTCGAGTGGGACGACGAGGAGTCCGAGGCGCTCAAGCAGGCCCGGCGGGACGCCGAGCTGACCGCCTCCGCCGACTCGGTGCGTGCGTACCTCAAGCAGATCGGCAAGGTCCCGCTGCTCAACGCCGAGCAGGAGGTGGACCTGGCCAAGCGAATCGAGGCCGGGCTCTACGCCGCGGAGCGGCTGCGCGCGGCCGACGAGGGCGAGGAGAAGCTCACCCGGGAGATGGTCCGCGACCTGGGCTGGATCTCCCGCGACGGCGAGCGGGCCAAGAACCACCTGCTGGAGGCGAACCTCCGCCTGGTGGTGTCGCTGGCCAAGCGGTACACGGGGCGTGGCATGGCCTTCCTCGACCTGATCCAGGAGGGCAACCTCGGCCTGATCCGCGCGGTGGAGAAGTTCGACTACACCAAGGGCTACAAGTTCTCCACCTACGCCACCTGGTGGATCCGGCAGGCGATCACCCGCGCGATGGCCGACCAGGCCCGCACCATCCGCATCCCGGTGCACATGGTGGAGGTCATCAACAAGCTCGGCCGCATACAGCGCGAGCTGCTCCAGGACCTGGGCCGCGAGCCCACGCCGGAGGAGCTGGCCAAGGAGATGGACATCACACCGGAGAAGGTGCTGGAGATCCAGCAGTACGCCCGGGAGCCCATCTCGCTGGACCAGACCATCGGTGACGAGGGCGACAGCCAGCTCGGCGACTTCATCGAGGATTCCGAGGCCGTGGTCGCGGTCGACGCGGTCTCGTTCTCGCTCCTGCAGGACCAGCTCCAGCAGGTGCTGCAGACGCTCTCCGAGCGTGAGGCGGGTGTGGTACGCCTGCGCTTCGGCCTGACCGACGGCCAGCCGCGGACGCTGGACGAGATCGGCCAGGTCTACGGGGTGACCCGGGAGCGGATCCGGCAGATCGAGTCCAAGACGATGTCCAAGCTGCGTCACCCGTCCCGGTCGCAGGTCCTCCGGGATTACCTGGACTGA